The following are encoded in a window of Cucurbita pepo subsp. pepo cultivar mu-cu-16 chromosome LG12, ASM280686v2, whole genome shotgun sequence genomic DNA:
- the LOC111806565 gene encoding uncharacterized protein LOC111806565, with protein sequence MEAITCFSSCGPHTPLVHFSRSQPRSSCSLEHLTSRRFNLYFRHLNSRIGRPKMAAPLQVSASSTTGASEERLGTSTSGLIGAHDLLIIGPGVLGRLVAQKWREEHPGCEVHGQTVTVDHHDELIQLGIQPSLKGGDAARRFPYVIFCAPPSRTSDYPGDVRLATSSWNGEGSFLFTSSSAPYDCNDNGPCDEDSPVVPIGRSPRTDVLLKSEKVVIEVGGCVLRLAGLYKADRGAHSYWLEKGTVDLRPDHILNLIHYEDAASLSVAILKKKLRGRIFLGCDNHPLSRQEIMDLMMKSGKFSKKFEGFTGTKDPLGKRLNNSKTRAEIGWEPKYPSFGQFLETI encoded by the exons GGACCTCACACTCCACTTGTTCACTTCTCCAGGTCGCAGCCGCGATCTTCCTGTTCCTTGGAGCACCTCACTTCCAGACGCTTCAATTTGTACTTCAGACACCTCAATTCCAGAATTGGACGCCCTAAAATGGCTGCTCCTCTTCAAGTTTCTGCATCTTCGACCACTG GTGCTTCCGAGGAGAGATTGGGGACTTCCACGTCTGGTCTGATTGGAGCGCATGATTTGCTTATAATCGGTCCAGGAGTTCTTGGCCGCTTAGTGGCGCAGAAATGGCGGGAG GAACATCCGGGATGTGAAGTTCATGGGCAGACTGTCACAGTGGATCACCATGACGAGTTGATCCAATTAGGGATTCAACCCTCTTTGAAGGGAGGCGATGCGGCTCGTCGTTTTCCTTATGTGATTTTCTGCGCTCCTCCCTCCCGAACATCGGACTATCCCGGTGATGTCAG ACTGGCTACATCAAGTTGGAATGGTGAGGgttcctttctttttacttcAAGTTCCGCACCATATGATTGCAATGACAATGGACCATGTGATGAG GACAGTCCAGTCGTACCAATCGGGAGGAGCCCTAGGACCGATGTCCTCCTGAAATCAGAAAAGGTAGTAATCGAGGTTGGTGGTTGCGTTCTTCGATTGGCTGGACTCTACAAAGCAGATAGAGGGGCACATTCTTATTGGTTAGAGAAGGGGACAGTTGATCTGCGTCCTGATCATATCCTGAATCTTATTCATTATGAG GATGCTGCTTCTCTCTCCGTGGCTATTCTTAAGAAAAAACTTCGTGGACGGATTTTCTTAGGTTGTGATAATCATCCTTTGTCCAG GCAAGAAATCATGGACCTGATGATGAAGAGTGGGAAGTTCAGTAAAAAGTTCGAAGGCTTTACTG GAACCAAGGATCCTTTAGGAAAGAGATTGAACAACTCGAAGACTCGAGCAGAAATAGGCTGGGAGCCTAAGTACCCGAGTTTCGGTCAGTTCCTTGAAACCATTTAA
- the LOC111807321 gene encoding monothiol glutaredoxin-S2-like — protein sequence METVNKLVSDRPVVVFSKNTCCMSHSIKTLLCDFGVNPTVYELDELPGGKEVEQALLRIGCNPAVPAVFIGGELVGGANEVMSLHLKRNLIPMLRRAGGLWV from the coding sequence ATGGAGACTGTCAACAAGTTGGTTTCAGACAGGCCAGTGGTTGTGTTCAGCAAGAACACTTGCTGTATGAGCCATTCTATCAAGACACTCTTGTGTGATTTCGGAGTTAACCCGACTGTCTACGAGCTCGATGAGCTTCCCGGAGGCAAAGAAGTTGAGCAAGCCCTCCTCCGCATTGGCTGCAACCCCGCCGTGCCGGCCGTGTTCATTGGTGGTGAACTCGTCGGCGGCGCTAATGAAGTCATGAGCCTTCACCTTAAGAGGAACTTGATCCCAATGCTTAGGAGGGCTGGTGGTTTATGGGTTTAA
- the LOC111807320 gene encoding anaphase-promoting complex subunit 7-like, protein MEVPKDQISTLLDLGLYSSAHMLGCFLVSSPAANVESSPHLKSESLVLLGDALFREREYRRAIHTYKQALQYYKIIPKQNSATIRSSLQSNRSSSPNSFNISAINENEVKFKIASCYCALSDNRAALVEMEGIPSKARNLQMNLLMGKLYRFARHNRAAIACYKECLRNCPFVFEAIIALAELGATAKDIISLFPQTSNRSGKTPFDHFDSNRWLPRYVEAQCCIASNDYKGGLELFLDLLQRFPNNIHLLLEIAKVEAIMGKNDEAIMNFEKARSIDPYLVTYMDEYAMLLKMKSDYSMLNKLVYDLLNIDPTRPEVFVALSVLWETKDERGALSYAEKSIRIDERHITGFIMKGNLLLALKQPDAAVSAFRNAQELRPDIRSYQGLVHSHLALSKIKEALYAAREAMKAMPQSAKALKLVGDVHASNSGGREKAKKFYESALRLEPGYLGSALALAELHVIEGRNGDAVSLLERYLKDWADDSLHVKLAQVFAATNMLQDALSHYQAALRMNPQNEAAKKGLERLEKQMKGVDPDAPEDDEDNEVDDADGDQEETELL, encoded by the exons ATGGAGGTTCCAAAGGATCAAATCTCCACTCTTCTCGACCTAGGGCTCTACAGTTCAGCTCACATGCTG GGTTGCTTTCTTGTTTCATCGCCTGCTGCTAATGTAGAATCCAGTCCTCACCTCAAGTCTGAGAGCTTG GTGCTTCTTGGGGATGCATTATTTCGAGAAAGGGAGTATCGAAGAGCAATT CATACTTACAAGCAAGCCCTGCAATACTATAAGATTATTCCTAAACAAAATTCAGCTACTATTAGAAGTTCTTTGCAGTCGAACAGATCCTCTTCTCCAAACTCTTTTAACATATCGGCCATTAATGAAAATGAG GTGAAGTTTAAAATTGCGTCGTGTTATTGTGCATTAAGTGACAACAGAGCTGCCCTTGTAGAg ATGGAGGGAATTCCAAGTAAAGCAAGAAATTTACAAATGAATCTTTTGATGGGAAAGCTTTATAGATTTGCGAGACATAACCGTGCTGCTATTGCATGTTACAAGGAGTGCTTAAG aAATTGCCCTTTTGTGTTTGAAGCTATTATAGCTTTAGCAGAACTTGGCGCTACTGCCAAAGATATCATTTCGTTGTTTCCTCAG aCATCAAACAGAAGTGGCAAAACTCCTTTTGATCACTTTGACTCAAATCGCTGGCTGCCA CGCTATGTTGAGGCCCAGTGCTGCATTGCGTCAAATGATTACAAAG GTGGTTTGGAGCTGTTTTTGGATTTATTGCAACGTTTTCCCAATAATATTCACCTGTTACTTGAAATTGCAAAG GTTGAAGCCATCATGGGAAAAAACGATGAGGCTAtcatgaattttgaaaag GCACGATCAATTGATCCATATCTTGTAACATATATGGATGAATATGCAATGCTTCTGAAGATGAAGTCTGATTATTCAATGCTAAACAAGTTAGTCTATGACTTGTTAAATATTGATCCTACAAGACCAGAAGTTTTTGTGGCTTTGTCTGTATTGTGGGAAACAAAAGATGAGAGGGGAGCCCTGTCTTATGCTGAGAAG AGCATCCGGATCGATGAAAGGCATATAACAGGTTTCATCATGAAG GGAAACCTGTTATTAGCATTGAAGCAGCCAGACGCAGCCGTTAGTGCGTTCAGGAATGCGCAAGAATTGAGACCCGATATTCGTTCATATCAAG GCTTGGTCCATTCTCATCTAGCTCTgtctaaaataaaagaggCATTATATGCTGCTCGGGAGGCAATGAAAGCGATGCCTCAATCTGCAAAGGCTCTAAAATTAGTTGGAGATGTACATGCTAGTAACTCAGGTGGTAGAGAGAAG GCCAAGAAGTTTTATGAGTCAGCCCTTAGGCTGGAACCTGGTTACCTCGGGTCGGCATTAGCTTTGGCAGAGCTCCATGTAATCGAAGGTCGAAATGGGGATGCTGTATCCTTACTGGAGAGGTACCTTAAGGACTGGGCTGATGATTCTCTTCACGTAAAACTAGCTCAAGTATTTGCAGCCACAAATATGCTGCAAGACGCTTTATCTCACTATCAAGCTGCATTAAG GATGAATCCCCAGAACGAAGCTGCCAAGAAAGGTCTAGAGCGCttagaaaaacaaatgaag GGAGTGGATCCTGATGCACCTGAAGACGACGAAGACAATGAGGTCGATGATGCCGACGGAGACCAAGAAGAAACCGAACTCTTATGA